CTCTGAAAGCTGATTTTTCTGATGCAATACATTAACTAAAGGGAAGCCCAATCTCAAATATGAATGAAAGAGCAGATGCAAATGGAACGTCAAAGTCAGGTTACCCAATAGAAACTGGAAGAAtaggaataaagaaaagaatgTTTCTGTAGGAAGGGAGATTATATTATGCCTCAACAAGTGGATCTTCTGTTCATGACACTTCGTGATATAGCAATAAGGTTAATGAATAAATGAATCAAAATttcctagttttttttaatccaAATGCTAACAATGCTTTTAATCTAAGTGAACCATCAAATCAAATCGTAAACAAACTTACAGCACTGACAAAAGGATCATAAGCTTCCTCCACAAGGTATGTCAAAGTTGTGCCTGAGTCAACAATAGTTCCCCGGCTGTTTGATGTGGTGAAGGCTATTGGATCAATTGGTAAGAGTTGCCCATTGACAGCAATGCTCTGAAGATTTAAATTATAATGAGGCCTGAAAAAAATAACTTAGGAATCAGTtgccaaatatatatatctatatatatatatatatatatatatattatttaaaaGTGAAGACAGTAACAGTACACAGGTAATGCTTAGAAAATAAGATTGCACATCAGCAAATCTATCTTCATAATAAAGGAATGAAATCTAGTTAATCAATTTTGCAAGGTTTATTAATATGCCTCATGAATGGTACTCTACCCCCACACACTACCCACTCAATGAGTCCCAAAATGGCATTGGAGGAAGAGAAATTTTCCAAGACTTCCTCAGAGAAATAACAATCTTATTTATGTCATCTAAGTCAAACACAAAGCATTAGTGATCTGGATGACAGTAATGCACCCTATCTAGTCTGTGCAGCAAAGGAAAGAACGAGCACATGTTTCTCACAATAGAAAAAGAGGTGCAGTAGGTGATCCTTGTATTCCAACCATAATTATGTAAATACAATCTCCTTGCCAGTATCAAATACCTAAAATTAGAGTTCGAAAGGATTAGAGTTCGAAAGGCCAAAAGTGACCGACTCAATGTTAAGCGTGTAAAAAGAATATTTCATAGTCAAGGTCCATTagtgaccaaaaaaaaatacattggAATGAAATAAtacaaacagaaacagaaagaacaaacaataatctacatatttaagaattcccTTTTTGTAGGTTCAGAGCATTTAAAATTAGAGTTCGAAAGGCCATAAGTGACCGACTCAATGTTAAGCGTGTAAAAAGGATATTTCATAGTCAAGGTCCATTAGTGACCAAATAAAATTACGTTGGAATGAAATAAtacaaacagaaacagaaagaacAAACAATAATCTATATATTTAAGAATTCTGTTTTTGCAGATTCAGAGCATGTATTACTTCTAGAAAGAAACAAGAGAACTCCAGTAGGATAGAGACATACTGTGATGGAACGAGGGGACTATAAACAATACTTGGCTCCAAAATCTCACCAAGAACAAGTATACCCCCACCATTGCCATCTCCCTTCAAACAATGGGAAAATACTTTGGGAGTTATCCCTCGATATGACAACTGGGATATAACAGACAATGCCCCTTGGCCGAACCCAAATATCCCATCCACCGCTTTATCTGTCTTGGTCAAATCCCCAGACTGATAGGTACTGCACCTGTTTCCAACACCATCATCCAAGGCAATAAGCTTCAATAAACAGAAAGAATGGGAACATTAATGCTGGAATCTTGCAGCAAATGAAGAAGTTTTTTTGATGTATAAGAAAAACATATGTACTAATAACCAGAGTAACACTGCAAAATTAACTATGTTCTTCGGGCACACATCATGCTAGATCTTGACTGTGTGGGACTGGTTAGCCATGCTTTTCGAAAAATTCTTTGTAATTATAGACTGCTAATCATGCCacctgaaactgcagtttttaCTTTATTTATCTATAAAAAGTACAACTTAGCAATTTTGATAGATAGTTAGCTATTCTTATTTTCTGCCTCTTACACCCTTTATCCTTTCTATGCCGGTGATTGGTTTGCATTCCACAATGTGTAAATATACCATTTCAGTTTCAGTCAAAACAGCTCACCCGAAAACGATGGCAGCTGAAGAGTTGGCCATAAAAGACTGCCCCAGAATCATGTCGAAATATAGTGCATCCGATACATAGACACCAGACGTCCCACTTCCATCGCCATATTGGAAAGTGTAACTGCACTGGTTACTCTCAGAGCACTCTGTTGCTGAAGTTTGAACCGCAGAACTGCATATTGGATCTGAACAGGAGATCTGCCCCGCAGTTGAGGAGCTGACAGAATCATATAAATTGAGCTGAATCTGTAACAAATGGAAAATTGGTAATATTTGAATTAGCTCTTTACTCTACAAGCTTCTTTACGCAATGAAAAAATAGAGAACAGAAATTTACCCCAAGTCCACTAGTCTGGGGGCAATTACTGCAGGAATTGCAGGTAATCCACAAGATGTCGCTTCCGGTATCGATCTGCACATTGTACTCTTTTGGTGGAGAGCCCAATTTTACTTTTGTAAAATAAAGCCTAAAAACAGAACCAATAAGGCAACAATTGAAGATGAACAAAAGTCATTAACTTTATATACAATACTGGACAGATAAAAAAAGATGCTCAATCTCAGTCACAgaataaaaacagaaaatacaacTGAATGCAACCAAGAAAAAGATTCATACACAAAAGATCCAATCCACCctgattgaaaagaaaaatgccAAACTCAGTCAGCCATTTCAAtttaaattatataaaaacgaccccaaaaaaaaaaaaaaaaatcttttttatttttctttcaaatttccATCTCTGAAAACCAGTCAATTCTCACGCACTGGGTCTCCTCTAAATCACCAATAATAAGCTCTCATTTTTCCGCAAACCAAAATAGTATGAATTGACCACAGTCAAGCTTTAAcggcccaaaagaaaaaaaaccaagaCTCAAGCTTTATGCTTTGTTTCCTTTTGAGGAGCTAGAACAACAAACCCATTAATCAATGCTTTACCCAGAAATCACTGACCTGGAGAACATTTTCCAAATTTGAGAGCAACCCATTAATACAAAACCACCCCCCACATTAAAAGCTTGGAAgctttgagagagagaagaagagagggcCCCAGGTGATGAGATTACCCGACGAGGTAGGGATCGGAGGAGCCGGCGACTGAGAAGTCGACGACGCCGCCGACGACGACGTTTTGGAGGAGGCGGCCGTGGCGGGCTCGGTCACGCGCGCGGAGGCGGTCGAGTTGGACGCGGTGGTGGGTCAGCGGGAAGGCTCTGTGGAGAGCCAGAAAAGTGGCGgcggtggtggcggcggcggcggaagGGAGGAGAGAGGGGGAGGTTAGGAGGGCGAGGAGGGCCAAGATCGGGGCAAGAGAGGCCCGCATTTTTGGTGGGTCGGGTCGAGCTGGTTTGTTTGAGTTGGGGAGTTTTAGTGGGAAAGGTTGAGGTGGTGCTCGGTTTTATGCATTGGTGAagtgagaagagagagagaaggggagGGAGTGtcagagagagaacagagacaGAGGAggtttgctgctgctgctgctgctgacgCTGCCTAacatttttggattagattaagCAGCTTTTGCTGCTTTAACCGGTTTTATAGCAAGTGATTTGGGGCACTCAAACGAACATGGAAAGACGGTTTTGCCCCTACAGAGAGAGAAGTTTAGTGAACTATGTACTGCTGAAAGACTAGATTATTATTTGTAGGCTAAAACTTGCTTAATCaaaatatgaattgattttttttgtttttgacgATAAAATATGGATGGATTGAAATTCTACTTATCTATTATATTGAGCTAGTGGCAACTGGTTTCACTTGGACTTCAATTGATGAAAGTCTCCTCTAAATTTGACTTTTGAAAAGCTAATTTTGTGGCATATGTTTTAATATTTATCCGCATTCATTTACTCAAACTCCAACTTGTAGTTTATGAATCAATTTTAGTTTGTTTAATAATTGAGTATTTTTAAAGGGATCcaattgatataaaaaaaaaattgtattattcCAATTTTCCCTACTTCTTAGAGAAAAAGCTTGAACCACTGTGAATTCAATCAATATTTTGGTCAATTCAGACATTCGAACCCTTATTAAGGGACTCAAACACTACTTAATTAAGACTTCAAGAGTTGAGAGTTAATGATTTTCATTTAAAAATTTAAGCGGGAATTTTAGTTATTTTTCAGATTTCCTAAATAAGGGCAATTATGACCATACGGAAAAGATTGTCTGAACACTCCTGCCTTAATAATTGGGATTAACTCTGAAATTATGAAGTggaaaaaggaaacaaagaaaGAGGTGGGAAGAATAAAAAGTCTGATGACTACTGATCTCGCCGGTGGCAGACCACGCGGCCCGTCCAAATCACCGCACGCACGGCCCGCTGCGTATTACACACGCCTTTGTTGACCAGCGACGACTGACCAAGTCAGCCGCAGTTGCAAAGTGGGTATAGCCGTTGCAGTCAGCGCTTCCCAAGCACGCGCTCTGCATGCGAGTACGATGCTGACTGTGAAACGGGTCCCGATTGGTGTGAAAGGAAAACGTTAGCCGTATCGCTTTCGGATGTCAGACGACAATTTCAGACAAAGTACCAttttataaaataaacaaattataaTCACTATTAAGCACCCTATTTGTGAGGTTTAAGTTTCATTTTACTAATATCAAGAGTTGAAAAAAATTGGAATTTATAATTGCCAAAATGCAACTGTGAAATTTAATCTATTTTTAATGAATAAATTCGAATAAAATCGTTTATAGATGACATGAAACTTTGTTACTAACTTAACAATAAAGACGTGCTTAATATAATTTCAACAAGATGAAAGATTTAAGTGCCTAATAATTCGATACAAGTCTATATACATAGCTACTAGGTTTGGCGCGCAAATACTGAAATACATCGCTTAAAAGGTAAGTTGAGGAAAAGTAAAAAGGGAATTCATCATTTTTGGACATTTGATTATTTAGACCTTGGCTTATTACTTGCTTCTTTATTTTGAAAGTTTGAATGATAAATATGTAGGATAAACCTTAAATCAATCTTTTATGATAgatcacagatcacaaatcgataagaaaaaaaaaattcacaaggACTTTTAAGAATAATCCGGtaagatttttttctttctgattttGCACTTTTTCATGAACATGACTACATGAGATTGCTTGGCTGAAAAAGAGAGAAACTGCTTTCTTTCTCTTTGCGGGTAAATTTCTGAAAATCGAAGTACGTATGCAAAGGGTGCTCACAATCCCAGCCAGCTCAAATGCCACCAAAGCAAATCAGTGGTAGAACTTTTATTGGAGGAAGCTGGCTGAAAGAGAAAGGATGAGAATGCTAATGTGAAGTTGCACTTCGAACTCCAATCATGCATATCAAATCATGGACATGTCAATTGTAAGTCATTAAACCAATTATAGTTAACTTGGAGGTTGATTTCTTCCCACTCCTTTCTTTCTTCCCAACCCCCCATTGTACCTGCATTTTCCCTTGCAGACTTTAAGTCTTATCACTCTATCTACTCAAACAAATCATTGTGCAACATTCATATATAAAACCCCATTTCTTTAATAAACTTGACTAATACCATGCTAATTAATCCCAATACAATATAATTGCCCACTTTCCTCGTTTACACACCACCCTTTTCTACAAGATTAGTCtttcactcttttttttttttaatttaaacaCAGTTGGAAATGATGTGTGTTTATCTttgctcacatatatatatagtattatTCAAAGCCAGATTCCAtgaccaaaaaccctaaaaatgtAAATCAAACAGCTTGAAATTGTAGGAGAAGCTTCATACTATGAGCTTTTCCAAAAGAAGAAATGTGTAGGGGACCTTGTTGATTATGACAATCACATCCCTCCACGTTAAACCCACATCATGCATGACAGTATATTCATTTGTAAAACGATTTGCTTAGGTTGTATTTGAGTTTGAATAAAACCAACACATGGAtctgagaaaagagaaaaattggtGCTGTATGATATGGGTAGTTATACTTTAGCTTTAAGCTCCTTTAGAATGGCCAGAGTTGGAAGAGAGCTAGTTTCCAATAGGATGGCTTTTGCTATTGCAAACTATGTTCCACCAGGACCACCACCAGAAAGAAAGGAAGTACCAAACGATTACCATTTATCTTTAATTAGTACGAATATGACTATGACTTGAGTTCTTTTCTATGCCACGTCCCTTGTTGAATGCTTTCGTGCTATTACTTTCACTGGTGATGTGAAAAACGTACAAAATCTTTTTTTTCAGATTTTTGTCTATGTTATTTGTCATTTGTCATTTTAATTTTGGTTGCTCCTTGGTGACTGCTTCGGATAGTGCAGCGACGGCGCATGGGTTTGCTGCAATTGTTGTTGCTAGTGGCTACATATTGGTAGGTATTGTCTGACGTACGGCCACAGGTGGGTTTCTCTATGTGGGATTTGCAACTCAGGTATATGGGATTGATCCTGACTCGATCACAGCGTTAACACTCGGATCCCGATGGTCTAAAACAACTATTGGGTTTTTGCTTTAACACGTGAAATATGATGAACCAAAAGAATTTTACAAGAACAATAAGCTTATCACAACATACACGTAAGAATATAGAGAGTTATGACACGGAGAGGAGGGGATTGGAAGTACGTTGTACATGTTAGCAAGAGTCTAGAGTTTATATAAGATGGGAAGCTCATACATTGATGATGATCGAGtaccctttttttctttttttgggtcgAATTAATGATCAATGATGGGTAGTGAGCAAACGGTTTCATGCATGCAAGAATGTAGTTTTAATTTGCACTTGAGAATAAAAGTCGATATAAACATCACTAGTTTGTATGTTGAAAAACTCATCCAAATTTCAACACAAAATCCCTCTCCGACGTAGTAAGCATATTACAGCTTGGACTAGTGAGGAGAacaatcatttccaaaattcggaGTTTCGGTTCTTCAAATTGGCCCTTATAAGAGCATGAAAAAAAGCCTAGATGCTCTTTCTACATAGTAGACTCAATCCAATAACCACTCATGGATTGACAAAAAGGGAGGAGCAAAATTAGAGTAGTTAAGTGGAGGGGAGCTAAGAACTTGTTGAGCAAAGTGCTGTTCCCGAAAGAGATGAACTGCTGCCTCCAAGCCAAGCAATGGTATATCTCTTTCGTACCCCCTTCGACTTTGTCTTTCACGAATCGGAATTTTTGAGTTCAGTACTT
The genomic region above belongs to Rosa rugosa unplaced genomic scaffold, drRosRugo1.1 SCAFFOLD_224, whole genome shotgun sequence and contains:
- the LOC133724277 gene encoding aspartic proteinase 36-like codes for the protein MRASLAPILALLALLTSPSLLPSAAAATTAATFLALHRAFPLTHHRVQLDRLRARDRARHGRLLQNVVVGGVVDFSVAGSSDPYLVGLYFTKVKLGSPPKEYNVQIDTGSDILWITCNSCSNCPQTSGLGIQLNLYDSVSSSTAGQISCSDPICSSAVQTSATECSESNQCSYTFQYGDGSGTSGVYVSDALYFDMILGQSFMANSSAAIVFGCSTYQSGDLTKTDKAVDGIFGFGQGALSVISQLSYRGITPKVFSHCLKGDGNGGGILVLGEILEPSIVYSPLVPSQPHYNLNLQSIAVNGQLLPIDPIAFTTSNSRGTIVDSGTTLTYLVEEAYDPFVSAITSAVSQSATPLISKGNQCYLVSNSLAEVFPPVSLNFAAGASMVLKPEEYLVHTGFVEGAAMWCIGFQKVQGGVTILGDLVLKDKIFVYDLARQRVGWANYDCSLSVNVSVTTSKDEFINAGQLSKSNSSRDTLFKLLTTGIMVVLLHVLVLVDFHLL